From Virgibacillus natechei, the proteins below share one genomic window:
- a CDS encoding GNAT family N-acetyltransferase gives MEQKQLALSTNSVSSSESDIFVVEYDGEFLGYIELNEGRDYFTSDMVVYISAIAVTSTGEGKGKGKMLMDKAEKWCLDKGCKQLVLDVFKANDNAINFYKHLGYEEEIVKMVKILEP, from the coding sequence ATGGAACAAAAACAATTAGCGTTATCCACAAACTCTGTCTCGTCAAGTGAATCAGATATTTTTGTGGTTGAGTATGATGGTGAGTTTCTAGGATATATAGAATTGAATGAAGGCAGGGATTACTTCACAAGTGATATGGTAGTATATATTTCAGCGATTGCAGTAACAAGTACAGGTGAAGGTAAAGGAAAAGGGAAGATGTTAATGGATAAAGCAGAGAAGTGGTGTTTAGATAAAGGATGTAAACAGCTCGTTTTAGATGTATTCAAGGCGAATGATAATGCAATTAATTTTTATAAGCACCTAGGATATGAAGAAGAAATTGTGAAGATGGTTAAAATACTTGAACCATGA
- a CDS encoding GNAT family N-acetyltransferase, with protein MLGRVNIVDIDESRKIGHLGYRVGQVHTGKGVAKRALKLLMELVTDLDIKQIEAKTTTNNIASQKVLENNGFEYIESSDEEFEMDGQKLNFVYYLWTNKRFRLLN; from the coding sequence ATTCTGGGGAGAGTAAATATAGTTGATATCGATGAATCTCGGAAAATTGGTCATTTAGGCTACAGGGTGGGTCAAGTACATACTGGCAAAGGTGTCGCTAAAAGAGCATTGAAATTATTGATGGAATTAGTAACAGACCTGGATATAAAACAGATTGAAGCAAAAACAACAACCAATAATATAGCGTCTCAAAAAGTTTTGGAGAATAACGGTTTTGAATATATAGAATCCAGTGATGAAGAATTCGAGATGGATGGTCAAAAGTTAAATTTTGTTTATTATCTATGGACAAATAAAAGGTTCCGCTTGTTGAATTAA
- a CDS encoding GNAT family N-acetyltransferase, whose translation MKKTRATYGYDETENIYGIDQFIGETEYWNRGIGTLLVKSMVDFLMQHKQVDRVVMDPQITNKRALKCYEKCGFTKVKILPKHEFHEGEYRDCWLMEFRRLIWS comes from the coding sequence ATGAAAAAAACCAGAGCAACTTACGGTTATGATGAAACCGAAAACATCTATGGAATTGACCAATTTATTGGCGAAACAGAGTACTGGAATAGAGGAATTGGAACATTACTTGTAAAGTCAATGGTGGATTTTTTAATGCAACACAAACAAGTTGATCGGGTAGTGATGGACCCGCAAATTACGAATAAGAGGGCACTTAAATGTTACGAAAAGTGTGGCTTTACCAAGGTGAAAATACTTCCTAAACACGAATTTCACGAGGGAGAATACCGGGATTGTTGGTTGATGGAATTTAGGAGACTTATTTGGAGTTAG
- a CDS encoding C45 family autoproteolytic acyltransferase/hydolase — MPYFEVVIDQQKGSSHEIGYNQGDNIPASLVEKFEPIINENIDVCAAEDIFHQFAPHLLDEMKGLTKSLNIPYKKALSLFSGYDIPKLKGMGCSAVVTPKYYVRNYDFSPDSYDNRLAIINPQEAYASVGYSLHMLGRHEGVNEKGLTIGFHFVNHTHSRKGLSAGSVLRIVLDTCQTTDEAIQLIKELPHSWSYNYSIGDASGQIAVVEASSVEVKVRHDQHTLLCTNHFQHARMDTYNRTAGNTSERLDHLDQAKMDHRTGEEMFDKFRDPNSPMFFDDYDNFFGTLHTFAYLFDEQKVLTAIANGRVLEIDLIMVLFWGE; from the coding sequence TTGCCATACTTCGAAGTAGTAATAGATCAACAAAAAGGCTCGTCGCATGAAATTGGCTATAATCAGGGAGACAACATTCCCGCTTCACTGGTGGAAAAATTTGAGCCTATTATCAATGAAAATATTGATGTGTGTGCTGCCGAAGATATCTTCCATCAATTTGCTCCACACCTTCTTGATGAAATGAAAGGGTTAACAAAATCATTAAATATTCCTTATAAAAAAGCATTGTCTCTATTTAGTGGGTACGATATTCCAAAACTAAAAGGAATGGGTTGCTCTGCAGTAGTCACGCCAAAATATTATGTTCGAAATTATGATTTTTCACCTGATAGTTATGATAATCGGTTAGCAATAATTAACCCACAGGAGGCTTATGCGAGTGTTGGCTACAGTTTGCATATGTTGGGTAGGCATGAAGGGGTGAATGAAAAAGGACTGACTATCGGCTTTCATTTTGTTAATCATACGCATTCGAGAAAGGGGCTAAGTGCAGGGAGTGTTCTAAGGATTGTGTTGGACACATGCCAAACAACGGATGAGGCTATCCAATTAATAAAGGAATTGCCACATTCGTGGAGTTACAATTACTCAATAGGTGATGCAAGTGGTCAAATAGCTGTTGTAGAGGCATCTTCTGTCGAAGTTAAAGTCCGTCATGATCAACATACGCTATTATGTACGAATCATTTTCAACATGCCCGAATGGATACATATAACCGTACAGCCGGGAACACTTCTGAACGTTTGGACCATTTAGATCAAGCTAAAATGGATCACCGCACTGGAGAAGAGATGTTTGATAAGTTTCGAGATCCCAATTCACCAATGTTTTTTGATGACTATGATAACTTTTTTGGTACACTTCATACATTTGCCTATCTGTTTGACGAACAAAAAGTATTGACTGCCATAGCAAATGGTCGTGTTCTTGAGATAGATTTGATAATGGTACTATTCTGGGGAGAGTAA